In Zingiber officinale cultivar Zhangliang chromosome 9B, Zo_v1.1, whole genome shotgun sequence, the genomic window aatttgcttGAAAATTTTATCAGTTTCATCACTTCATTTTTAATGCTAAATGATTGGGAaaaaaaagttcataaaaatTCAAGGAGAAGACTATTGCTTAAGAGTGGGTGAGTGATGAATTTAACATTTTGTTTTCAaatatttcagttgttaaatcaTTACCTAACCTCTCGATGCTGACAAAGGATTGCATCAATGAACTCTTAAATAATGGAGATAAGGTTTCAAGAGAAAGCATATGCTTTAAGAGTAGGTAAGTGGCAGCAACAGCAAAACATAGCAATATTATTCAATTTACACACTTAAAGACAAGCAGGGTGCTGAATACGCTTAGAGATAAGAGAAACATAACACACAAGTTACGACACATcatctttttctttttgctctcttatgtttttttttcttcagaAAAGCTCAGTCCCTGCTCTTGAATGGAATTGCCCTGATCACTATCTGGTGGTAAACGGCAGCAAGAGCAGCTCCAATGAATGGTCCAACCCAGAAGATCCACTGCCAACAAACAAAACATTAGTGGGTGATCATCACTTAGCCCCAGAAGTAAGATCAGAACAGAATAGAAAACAGGTATTTTACATGGTCATCCCAAGCATGGTCCTTGTTGTAGATAATTGCAGCACCAAGGCTCCTTGCAGGGTTGATTCCCGTCCCAGTGATGGGGATGGTAGCCAAGTGAACTAGGAAGACTGCAAAACCGATAGGCAAGGGTGCAAGGATCTGCACGAGTTTCACAATCGGCATAAGTTTTGTTCTAATGCACATGTTCAAGGATTTGACAGGGAGTACTTACAGGGACATGGGAGTCTCTAGCACTCCTCTTGGCGTCTGTGGCAGAGAAGACAGTGTAGACGAGGATGAAGGTGCCCACGATCTCTGCACCAAGGCCATCACCTTTGGTGTAGCCATGAGCCACAACATTAGCTCCTCCTCCATTGTTCTCGTACACCCCCTTCTGGAACCCCTTCACCACACCTGCACCGCAGATGGCGCCGAGGCACTGCATCACCATGTAGAACACGGCCCTGGTCAGGGACAGCTTCCTCGCCAAGAACAGCCCGAAGGTCACTGCCGGGTTGATATGGCCACCTAGCAAAATTCAAATTTGTATCTTGAAGTATGTACTCAAACTTGTTGATTTCGAAACTGATTAATTTAAAACTTGTTTGTTCTTTACCTGAGATACCAGCAGTGCAGTAGACCAAGGCAAAGATCATGCCGCCGAAGGCCCAGGCGATGCCCTGGATGCCCACAGTGGAGCACCTGGAGTTGGACTTGACGACCCCCATGACGGTGAGGATGCTGatgtagaggaagaggaaggtggCCACGAACTCTGCGATCCCAGCCCTGTAAAAGGACCATGAGCTCAGTTCACCTGGCTCGAACAAGGGAGCTGCCGGTGGCTCCGTGTAGTCCTTGTCCCCCTGCGCTGCAGTCCCGATTGGCTGCCTCTCCGAGAACTTGTTGGCTCCGAGTCTCACATCCTCCTCCTTCCCCTCCATCTCTTCTTCTCCCAGCCAACGACACTGAATCCCTCAATCAAAGCTTGCAAAGGGAAAGGCAAGTAGCTGCCTCGTGCCATGAGAAAGTGCTGCCTTTATAGACTCATACAATAACATAATGAATAAATAAACGAACATGTTTTGGCTCTATGTGCTGTCAGTCACATTATCCTCTTGATGCATGATTAATGTCATGATGCAAGTTTAGCCTTTAATTAAATTACAAATGATGCTGGTTTTGTGGGCTGTCCACAGTTGGTGCTGGAAAGATGTGACTGATCAGTAGGTCTACCTTATCCACAACAAATTATTTAGTGCTTAATCTCATGATTAATACTTCTTTCTTCAAGCCTAAATGTCTTATTCTGGAAAAGTATGGACTTTGCATTATAAACTTGAATGAATCTTTTTTTATAAACGACcatcataaattttttaaactacACCAATAATACATCTTTAATGAGATTTAAACCGTCCTTGTCTAAAAAATCCGTCCATCTTTTATCATCATCCCACCATAGCCGACTGATGGACCACTTgtcttcttcatgatttaaaaagtcGGTTATAAAAAATTAAGCTCGGAACCGACCTCGCCAACCGTGATATTGCATGGGTGGTTTATTTATTTTGTAGAGGTGGCGGCGAGGAGTGTTGAATAATTTAAGGGAGGCCCTGGCCGCTTCTCTGTTCCTGGCCACAAGAGTTTCTTTGTGTATTGACAATGAATGCTGCTTGATGCTTCGTATGACGAAAGCATTGTTGTATATTTCCACCAACAGAACGCTACctatgacaagtgttcttcttgattgccatgatttattttttaatttgaaggATGATAGGAGGAAAGTAGGTTGTATGTGTGAATATTTATACTTGTATCTTGATGagcatgataaaaaaaatttaaaaaaatatatcatataaTTTTGACAAAGATTATTACatgattatttttaattaaaattattatattttttatttatattttagtttttttattaaaaaactaTATATTTGTTTTATGAACACGCTTCAGAGCAGCTTAGATTGAGCTGTGAAAAAACGAGCACTATACATTTGGGTAAGAAAATGGTTTGTCATGTGTAAGCTCTTCAGATAACTTGCCACCCACCTTCTTGGTTCTGGTCGTCGAATTCACTGAAACTTTCGGCCAATGAGTAGTCATCCATGCGGATATGGCCACTGGTACTGACCGCCACTGAGTCATGATCAGGAATGGGTCTAGCAGATTGAGCACTTTGGAGGACAGTGAAGAGGGGTGTTCCACTAGAGTTGTCTGCGAGTCGAGTGGCACGGGAACAGAAATCTTCGAAATCATCTGTGCGATGTTGAAATTCAGCAAACAAAAGCATTTGTAAGTTTTTATTAGAGGAAATTCTTATGGCAACTGTATCAACCAACCTTTGTCTCTGCAGTAAAACCCAATGGCCAATGATGAGTCAATCGCATCTAGGGGCAAGTGCCGGACCGTACTGGAAACCCCGATATGTTATGCAACTAGTGAAATACTTGAGAGGGAAAAGGAACATGTTCTAAGTCCGTGGGCAAAAAACAATACCTGCAATGATATGAAGAACAATCCGCTTCCCTATCATCCATCTTGATATCAACAGCCTAGTTTAACCGTAGTTGTTTAGTGTCACTGACATTATTGATTGAGCGCAAGGAACTTTCCTAGTGCAAAAAATGAGTACAAGAATGCTGAAGGAAGAAAAATACATCACCAactagtttctttgtttttttcagCATTTGTCGACTATGTTTTGTTAGAAAAGGATTGCACAGAATTAGAATTTTAAACTAGATCAAACAGAATTATGAGATTTTCAAGTCAACATCCTGTTGACAACAAATTGCAGTTTTAACTGGTCATGTTAGTTCAAACCAAGTGGATTTGAAGCATCTTCCTAATCTGAATAAACTATTTCTACAAATTGGGAAAGCAAAGATTGCTATCACAAAACAGTTTCATCACTAATAATATGAATTTGGCAGTTAATATAAATTGACATGGCAATAATTGTTGACTTAGAGCATCTGCTTTCAATTTAATATGTGTTAAAATActgataataatataaattaattggttTTAGATAAAAATGATAAGTGTTCAATGTTCATAAGCTGAGAATGGGTCAAACAGAAAACTTTTAAGCGTTGATAAATTTATATACCGATTGAACTTCGTGaggatccaagtacagtgccttCTCATCTTGCACACCAACAATATAGGTCGAGGATCCAGGTTTACCGcctaaaatgccaaggcattgtGGAAAAGTAAAGGTTTCCCGTAGCAAAGGAACATACCTGCAAGAATATGGTTTACACAGGGCAAATGGAAGAAAATTAAGAAGATTTCAGCATGTACAATGCCACTTCTTGTAGATAAACACCACAAATATAAACCAACAACAAAAACAATTGTAGAAAATTTGAATAACAAACAAAAACATCAAGAAAAAGCAACACTAGCATCATGCCACCTAGCAGCCAGTCTAGAACTATAACAAATAATAGTTCATGTTAGATATAACCCCAGAGCTGACCTAAGTTAAGTTTGCCATCAGGGTGGCTCAAAATGATATAGTGCATAATAGGAAACAGTTTAGATATTATCATGGGCAAATGCAAATATAGTCCATAGTCATATAATTAGATTAACATGACATTTTGAATAAAGGAACACCTCCTGGAGTAAAGATTTTATTTTCGCTTTGTTTGGTGCACATTTGCAGTCATCAAAAAACCAACAGTGAAAAACTATTGtccaaagaaactaataatagtTACAAGTATTACCATagcagaaaaaaaaatgaagatcgATATCATTAATATCTAGAATGTATTACAGTGTCTcaaaataaagaaaagcatatgAAGTATCACCCTTTGATATTGGAAGATGCAATGAGAAAATAAACAAAACTAAGAAAACATTTTCACGTAAAAAAAAAGTGCAAATTCCTAATTCATTCAAAGAGGGATTGCTGCAGCCTAATTTACCTGGGATTGATTTTTTCCAGACCAAGAACCAAAGGAACCAAAAGTAGTATAGGTGCCCAGTCTTGCTGCCCCTTGTTAAAATCATGACAGAGTCTAGCAGCAACCTCAATGCAGACAATTGGAGCTCCACCTTGTTCTCCATCTTTATCACCTGAGAGAATATACAGAACCATGGGAAACCTTTGTTTATGTTTGTCGTTATCATCTTGTTCTTTGTTAGCATTGATAATGGTTTCCCATGTTCGACACATAGCATAAGGACCCAACCATGACCCGGCAGCTAAACCATAAGCTTTCCCAGCTTCAAGAAGACTGTGTATTGAAAAGACACGTGAGCTAGAATCGCCAAAAAGATGCAGAATTTCAATATACTGAAGATCATATGGCTGCAAATCAACATTATAGCATTATAAGCATTCAGCCAGAAAATTCTGAAGGTTCAACAATAGGTTTGGAAATACATAGTTACTTTTTATTGTTCGAAGGATTTAGAAAGATGGATTAGTAATGTAATTGTCACCTTCTGCATGGGTTTTCGCCAAGATCTCCCCATATGATGAAGAATTAGTGTCTGTTGGAAATTTTACTAACAAGGTAAGCACACATCGCTACTAGCTTCATCTAAACAAGAAATACCTAGAATTTAAGTATTCAGTGGGATAACCACCTGAGCAATAAGCATCTGACTACTTCTGATCATGCATCCCCAGTTGACATCACATGTAAACTTTGAGTTGCCAATGGGTTCAAAACCTGTAGAATATGTGTCAAAAACCTGACAACTGTAGAAGATAGTAACTTGAGTCAACTAACCTTTCCGGTAAGTGATCCAAACTCTTGAAGAAAAATCTTCTAAAAAAGCAGCAAAGCTATTGCCATGAGCTGAATTTGATATTGACTCAGCAGGTGAGAGTTTATAGCACTTGCCAAGAAACCATATTTCACTGGTTGAGCTCAAAGTGTAAGCCCTGTTTAACCCTAGTATGTGATCTTGGAGCCTCCTCATTGGGCCGCTACCCATAAGTTTCTTCAAAGCTGTTGTCCATCCATAACTTCTGAATTTGCTAGGTTTGTCTTCATCCGGAAATAAGCTGGAGTGTCTTTCAAAGATTGAGAATGTTGGTGTGAAGAAACTTGCCAAGAAAGAAGAAGCCTTCGATGACTTCCTGTGAAGAGACTTATGTTCTGAATTAGCAGCTGTAGATTCTCTATCTACAAATTCATCTGAATTTGGATCAAAAAAATTTGAGTCCGCAGCTCTCTTAGGCAATTCCTTCATTACCTAGAGAATCATACAAAACATTTCATATAACCAAAGGAATAGCATGAATAGGAGTATATCAAAATGCTAGGTAAAGTAAACAGAAGAAATCCAAGTTCCATTCTGAAATTTCACCAATCACATCAGAAGATTTTGGACAGTGGCCATTATAAGAAAGTTGATTCCAATGAAAATAACAATTTTAATGTCTTTATTTTTAGGTGATAACTCCAGAGAATAAAAATGGACTGTTACATGCATGAAATCATGTAGAAAGGATACTAATGCCAAGAAGAATACATCAAATCCATGTGAACATCCAACAGCAACTACCAACTAGGCAAGAATTGTGGGGGCATTGAATCAATAACGATAACAAAAAGAAATGCAAGCAGTTTCTTCCATGTGCTACTGGACCCAAAATAGCTTTGGCAATATGGTACAATGTTAGCATGCCTCTTGTTAATTGTTATTGTTGCATAAGGGACAAGAGACACAAATTTAGATagtaaagaaaaagagaaagtttACAAAAGCAGAAACATTGCAATGATGAGTACGATTAAGAGGCAGTGAGTGATTGCCTGAGAAGCAGTAACAGAAGCAAAGTTTTCTATACGGTAAATTTTTAGGGTGTGCCTCATACGAGGGaaagaaatcaaaaagaaaataaggagaCACTAGGAACATCTTTTTCCAATTTTTCTCTATGTTTCTTCTATCCGATTTGGAAGGAGAACTAACTCTCCTGTGCTATGGATCTCCAATATGagcttaaaaaattctttaaaaaaaagttcctttcaaatctatttttttatttataatttttttatgcttttgaaaaacactttaaaattttatgtttCCCTATCTCTTTCCTTTCCTCCAAGGAAGCAATTGGAAAGAAAATATTTCCCAATATTTTTCCTACATGTTCTTTTCTCTACATTCTTTCTTTCCCTACCAGTTTTATTCATCTGTAGAAAACAGGGCTTTAGTACAGGGTAAATATACAAGACCATGTTGTTTGTATAACAAAATATGGCCTATGTTAGAGAACACAGTAGGAGTAAAATAATTTGTGATAGAAGCTAGCAAATAAACATTTTCTGGGATCAGCATAAATGCATACTTTGTGTCTGGTAGATACAAGCATAATATGGAGAGTGAATTCATATGATGGCTATAGCTACGATAATTGTAGAAAAAAGGTGCTATAAGATAAGATTCCAATGATCAAGAAGAATGAACTATAAGAGAATATTTTCAGAGAACAAATGAATTACAGTAATGCTTAAAATGAATCATTTGATATGACAAAGAACAAGagacaaaaaaaatgaaatggtAGTTACAAAATAGATATAAAGGAGTGCTAGGTAAATCCGTGTATAGTAAGTAAAAAGAGGAAACAATTTGGAAATTAAATTTCCATTGTTGAACATAGTATTCCTAGGCTTGGTACCAGTTCTAACATTGTTATTTGTCATTTGCCAATTGTAACCGAAAGAGCCAAAAGTAACATGCTAGCAGCAGGGTGTGTGGCTTTTGCTTCAAAATATCTAGTGGCTCCAACTCCAAAATATAAGCAAAGAAAAATATGTTTACACACTTCATTAAATGTATTTCTCAAAATGGATTTTGTAGTCAGATCACCAGGAAGATCCAGATCATAAAACATGTAAATCCAAGAATGTAATATTGCGGCTGCTGATTGTAAAAGTGGAAGCTTAATAAAATAtggaaataatataaaaattaagtGCACTAATAGTTCAAGAATGCATGTCGACATGAAATGAGTTAAAGATTATTATTGCCTAAGAAAAGAAGCACAATAATTTCATTCCTCTGCTGCATATACTTTGCGTTAGTCTAGCAATGATTCAAAAGACTATTTATCCAGAAAATCTTGACGTCCAATATGAGGTAAGAACTTAAGAAGAAAGCAAGCACGATAACCTATCCCCTAAGTTACCTAGTTTGCGTAGAGAAATATGAAAAATTATGAATCCCAGAACAATCCTTAATCGATTATGCTTCGGATCGCCAAAACTAAAACGATGCTTCATCGATTTAAACATTCAACAAACCAAACAAGAATCGGATTGATAAAAAAACCTACAGGGAAACAGATTGAGACCAGGCGGAAGGCGTGAGTTGCCTGCACGGCAAGCGAAACCTAGCAGGATCGAGGTGGGAATTTTGCATCAACTTCCACTGCAAATCAAAGAAAATCCCGCTGGCAAGGGTCGCTTTCTTTGATTCTAGGGTTGATTCAACTAACATTCAAGATGATGCAAACTGGCAGAGCTTGTCCGATAACAAATTCAATACAATTTATAACAAAATAATTATTATCATaagtattttattataattatgtCAGCGATGGcgagaaaataaaaaatagtccTAGTTAGCTAGGACTTTCCGAATTCCGATTTACCTTTTTACCATATGCTTTACATTGGATGAAAAgaataaataattataataatttgtatccctttaaatttttttattaatatcccATCACATAAgttgaaaaaaaatcaataatattaaaattaaatttgtcaACAAAGGCTATATAAAGTTTCCTAaaaataaagattatttaaaaaactaattgaattcaaatatattttttacaaTTGACATTTTCTTgttcctttatttttatatatagatCTCATAAATTAGAGCGCTTGTAATGTTACTTATATATGATCTTCTCCAAAATTCAAAAAGATAGAAAGTCAAGAATATGGTGCTCCCGCTGATTGCTTGTAGATTTCGCTCGAACTTGCAACACAAACTACGTCAGTGCCGAGTCAGGGAAGCGGtcctcggcgttggccctccgatgctcgaGTCAGTCATCGACGATAAAGTATATGACGGAGCAACAAGAAAACTGTTgcacaaacagtgaatatcgcatacctccgccgatgcttggactcCCCCTATATATAGAGCTCCAGTATCGCATGTGCACGCTCCCCAAGGCGAGCACGCTTCTCAAATTTTTCCAGActtgtcaataaagtgtctctaacacagtactttaacgggccgagcatatatctgaagtgacagtggaagcttccgctgtACGATCTTTTGGTTGTCCATGTCTGGTGTCGGCGGCACCAACTTCCAAAAGGATATTGCTGGATATCAGAGGGAGTGTACttctaggccgagcgggttggccgctcAGCTAGAATTTAGCCGCTCTGGTGGGTCGTCCGGTCGGCCCGAACCTCGCTATTCCTCCACGTGTGTCCGCTCGACCGAAGGTCCACTTTGCCACTACCGAGACCTATTGTcaagccgagcggggtagccgatCGGCCGAAGTTAAACTCTACCCATATAAAGCTCTGCTGTCTGGCTGagcagggtagccgctcggctctgCTTCTGCACATCGTCTCCCTTAAACGTCGATCGTTTACTTCTCTTCGTAGCGAAGGCGATTGCGGATTGGAGCCTTCtccctgttggaatgtatactaaaagcctagcttttgtataaacatttatttagaaataatgaatcacattagtcaaatgtctacatatatatgctaagtgtagttgttcaattaatttatattgtagataacatggtgtgtgatgtcacacacagaagatcatattatcagttccttataaattataaacaatagttcacgactaagatggttagaaacaaaccattggattagtcgtagtgtaatttggtatattagtttatcttgactctaaaattacactagtgcactttgactgtattgagcaggaccatttaaggtaagttcttttatactgacttaataaaagaacaataccttagttattatagaagtgtgtgctcttaatcttaatataataacaagcacatatatttagtatttatttctttgacttatcaaagggtgagatttagctcgataaatcaaaaggtccgataagttgggaaatgatattacttatagtgtgcgttgttgattatagaaggaaactgtgtcctagttgttgatacagtctgacctcgctgttgttttgatgttgacactgatttaagtttgtatcagatattaattaaactcagattgattactgatcaaggttgatcaggtggaaggaaaaagtccaagtatggaaacttggcacgcgaagtcggagagggctcggtagctcgttctctggaccggacgaagtcggagagggctcggtagctcgttctccggactaggtcagagagggctcggtagctcgttctccggactaggtcagagagggttcggtagctcgttctccggactaggtcagagagggctcggtagctcgttctctagaccaggaaggctatAGGGTTTAGAGCTGGGAAGCTCTatacctacataggcattggatcggtctgttgaccgatccagtgatactgtggttatctgatcggtcaccagaccgatcagtaaccaatcagtaactctctgtgaactcaccgagaattactgatcggtctgtagatcgatcaggaggcaacggagttcgggagaaaggataagggatcggtctgtggaccgattcacctatagcctgatcggtccacagaccgatcagagccctcctggaccgatcaggctgtagcctgatcggtcaaaaagtctgtggatcggtctgctgaccgatccacaataatgtctgtagtttctgctgtttctcagcaacttctgattcgtctgatttaaccatctgctgtgagctttttaaatctacaggttgcaggtatcatgtcaatgcttaaattcaaatcaagctccatcagaagaataagacaaagtgttctttctactgtgtttcgctgtaaatggtgcaattggagtgtcaacgtttactggctgcgatcagctggcaatcagcttgactcctgcttattggttcaagctcagagacacctgtgaagaccatgggttctattggtgtgagttcagagaaccatatgaggaggaagagtgattggcgacgccttagcttgcagcaaggattcggtgcaggttgacagcgattcggtacaggctgaacgcagtggaaaagcagaggcataagaagaaggatgaagagatgttcaaaaaaaaaaaggaaaaaaactctctgtcgatcaagcgagtgtgctaagctttgagctcttggctgagaagctacttccttcttgcgctctgctttcactgtcgtcttcgcgtggctgtgagcatattcttcattctctttagccactgatcattgtaagtcttgtgctttatttacatatcttctgagactttgtggagaggttactccaccgagtaTTTACATATATTCTTCAttctccctttgatgtctcatctaactccatttatgagtatttcttcggacatcctagaccgggtggacaagatgagttagatgttgattttcctacctttgcagccctgagactatctgccccagattacattctctttaagattgtcacaaattgccttctgccaatcacatctaaacccttgtcagagatccgaccatatcactgcctgatgctttatggattgtgtCGGCGCCTtgattttgacatcatgtcgagcatttattcgtctatcatctcctatagtgagcctaacagcttcaccgtttatatgccttatgggcatataattacggattgactcgagaccctacagattgatgtctccaagggaaggatagtcaagatggtgaggcaggaTTGTAGACTtggaaaacgtgcattttccaagtctggcatcataagACAATATGGGGAGGTTCgttggaaggacgggagagcactgggtgagttaccacggacacctcca contains:
- the LOC122024580 gene encoding aquaporin PIP1-1, encoding MEGKEEDVRLGANKFSERQPIGTAAQGDKDYTEPPAAPLFEPGELSSWSFYRAGIAEFVATFLFLYISILTVMGVVKSNSRCSTVGIQGIAWAFGGMIFALVYCTAGISGGHINPAVTFGLFLARKLSLTRAVFYMVMQCLGAICGAGVVKGFQKGVYENNGGGANVVAHGYTKGDGLGAEIVGTFILVYTVFSATDAKRSARDSHVPILAPLPIGFAVFLVHLATIPITGTGINPARSLGAAIIYNKDHAWDDHWIFWVGPFIGAALAAVYHQIVIRAIPFKSRD
- the LOC122025091 gene encoding cysteine protease ATG4B-like; protein product: MKELPKRAADSNFFDPNSDEFVDRESTAANSEHKSLHRKSSKASSFLASFFTPTFSIFERHSSLFPDEDKPSKFRSYGWTTALKKLMGSGPMRRLQDHILGLNRAYTLSSTSEIWFLGKCYKLSPAESISNSAHGNSFAAFLEDFSSRVWITYRKGFEPIGNSKFTCDVNWGCMIRSSQMLIAQTLILHHMGRSWRKPMQKPYDLQYIEILHLFGDSSSRVFSIHSLLEAGKAYGLAAGSWLGPYAMCRTWETIINANKEQDDNDKHKQRFPMVLYILSGDKDGEQGGAPIVCIEVAARLCHDFNKGQQDWAPILLLVPLVLGLEKINPRYVPLLRETFTFPQCLGILGGKPGSSTYIVGVQDEKALYLDPHEVQSAVDIKMDDREADCSSYHCSTVRHLPLDAIDSSLAIGFYCRDKDDFEDFCSRATRLADNSSGTPLFTVLQSAQSARPIPDHDSVAVSTSGHIRMDDYSLAESFSEFDDQNQEGGWQVI